In Helianthus annuus cultivar XRQ/B chromosome 8, HanXRQr2.0-SUNRISE, whole genome shotgun sequence, a single genomic region encodes these proteins:
- the LOC110871583 gene encoding putative F-box protein At1g67623 — MDCSSKITSAKRRRTQHRPVVGSLPGDLLIDVLARVASGSFTDLFNAKLSCRDFLGAAEDEFIFQHVSIDKFPVIHWFPPSDELLSFLNRCIDKGNPEAMFRQGMIEFFSLARIETGLEYLKRATEKGHVEATYVYGMILLSRGGQSSQQGLNILNSMKVTRSNYLKLRECRAKIKAIIREMWINNSISLNEVSCKCQERNMLGMRKRKFEEEEEVICCDVCGWYLEVISFCKIVDGVV; from the exons ATGGATTGTAGTTCAAAGATTACGTCAGCAAAACGACGACGTACGCAGCATCGGCCGGTTGTCGGATCTCTTCCTGgtgatttgttgattgatgttctTGCTCGTGTTGCCTCCGGATCGTTTACCGATCTTTTTAATGCTAAATTAAG TTGTAGGGACTTTCTTGGTGCGGCGGAAGACGAGTTCATCTTTCAACATGTTTCTATAGATAAATTTCCAGTAATTCATTGGTTTCCTCCTAGTGACGAATTGCTTTCGTTCCTAAATCGATGCATTGACAAAGGCAACCCGGAGGCAATGTTCAGACAAGGAATG ATAGAGTTCTTTAGTCTGGCAAGGATAGAAACAGGACTCGAGTACTTGAAACGGGCAACCGAGAAAGGACATGTGGAGGCGACGTATGTGTATGGCATGATCTTACTCTCTCGAGGCGGTCAATCGAGTCAACAAGGTTTGAATATTCTAAACTCGATGAAAGTGACAAGATCTAACTACTTGAAATTACGCGAGTGTAGAGCTAAAATCAAAGCGATTATACGCGAAATGTGGATCAATAATTCGATTTCGCTAAACGAGGTTTCGTGCAAGTGTCAAGAAAGAAACATGTTGGGTATGAGGAAAAGGAAGTTTGAGGAGGAAGAAGAAGTTATATGTTGTGATGTTTGTGGGTGGTATCTAGAGGTCATCTCATTTTGTAAAATTGTAGACGGTGTCGTTTAG